CGAGGCCGGCGCCGATGATCGAGACCGAGGTCGTCATGGTGATCCCTTTCGCGTGGGTTCGCCTTCGCATCGACGAACATTGTTCTGTTGACGACCATTGTTCGTCAACGGATAGGATGACGTCGTGGCAGGACGACGGGCAGCGCGGGACGCAATCTCCCGGGATCAGTGGGCGGCGCTGATCTCGGCCAGGAACACCGACGCGGAAACCGGAGCGCGCCGGGCCGCCGGCCGGGAGAAGACCCCCCTCACGGTGGAGCGCATCATCGACGCCGCCCTCCAGGCCGTCGAGGCGGACGGCTTCGAGGACCTGACGATGCGTGCGGTCGCGACGAGGCTCGGGACCGGCCCCGCGTCGCTGTACGCGCACGTGCGCAACCGGGCGGAGCTCGGTGACCTGCTCATCGGCAGGCTGTGCTCCCGGGTCACGCTCCCCGTACCGGACCCCGCGTGCTGGCGGGACCAGTTCATGGACGTGTGCGCACAGCTCCGCGATCAGTTTCTGCGCTACCCCGGTATCGCGCAGGCCGCTCTCACCGTGGTGCCCGCCGATCTGGCAACTCTCCGGGTCGGCGAGGGGATGCTCGCGATCCTGCTCGCCAGCGGCGCGCCCGCCCGACAGGCGGCCTGGGCCGGCGACGCGGCCTACCTCTACCTCACGGGCTACTGCCTGGAGGCATCCGCGGCCCGGCGGCAGAGCGCGGACGCCGACGGCCGGGTGATCGACCACGCCGAAATCGCGGAGCGGCTTCGGATGCTGCCGCCCGACCAATTCCCGCACACCGTCGCCCACGCGCGGGAGCTCACCTCAGGCACCGGACACGACCGGTTCACCTTCACCCTCACCCTGCTGCTGCAGGGGCTGGTCCCGCCAGGGACGTGAACGGTCCCAGGACATCGGCGGATGCGGAAGGCGGTTGAGGCGCCCGCGGTGCCGGGGCGCCGGTTGGGGTGCCTGCCCGCGCACCCGGTGGATGCGCGGGCAGGAAGGGGGCGTCAGGACACCAGCTCCACCGCCCGTCGGCTGCGGCGGTGCTGCTCGGCCCAGTTCGTCAGCGCCGTGCCGCAGGCGTGGTCCAGGTGCCGCAGCCCGCTCAGGTCGAGCTCCACGTCCCGGTCGGCGGGCAGCGCGTCGAGCTGGTCGAGGATCTTCGGCAGCCGCAGGAAGGTGGCGTTGCCGACGGCGCGCACCAGCACCGGCGCGTCCGCGTCGTCCGGCGTGTGGACCTCCAGGTGGACGTGCGAGGTCTCCCAGGCGGTCTTCGCCACGGCCATCAGGAGGCCGATGAGCACGCCCTCGAACATGTTGACCGTGACGATCGCGAGGGCGGTGGCCAGCAGGACGACGGCCTCCCCGCGGTGTTCCCGCCACAGGGGACGCAGCTCGCGCAGCGGGATCAGCTTCCAGCCGGCGTGCACCAGGACACCCGCCAGCGCGGCGACCGGCACCACGCCCAGCGCGGCCGGGAACGCCGCGGCGAACACCAGCAGCCAGACGCCGTGCAGCACCCGGGACGCCTTGGTCCGCGCGCCCGCCTGGACGTTGGCGGCGCTGCGTACGATCACCGCGGTCATCGGCAGCGCACCGAGCACACCGCAGACGGCGTTGCCCGCGCCCTGCGCGATCAGCTCCTTGTCGTAGTCGGTCTTCGGCCCGTCGTGCAGCCGGTCGACCGCGGCGGCGCTGAAGAGGGACTCGGCGGACGCGATCAGCGCGAACGCGACGACCGTGCCCAGCACCCCGACCTCGGTGAGCCGGCCCAGGTCGGCGACGCCGGGTGGCTGGATCGCGTCCAGCAGTCCGCTGACCCGCACCCGGGCGACCGGCAGATCCAGCGCCCAGACCGCGCTGGTGGCGAGCGCCACCGCGGCCAGCGGCGCGGGCAACACCCGCGCGGCCGGCCGCCACCGGGGCCACAGCACCAGTACGGCGATGGTGCCGGCGCCGATGGCCAGCGCGGACAGCGCGGTCCCGGAGCCCAGGGTGTCGGTGACCAGCCCGGGCAGCGAGCCGAGGTTGGCGAGGCCAGTGCCCGGCGCCTTGGCGTCGGCGAGGGCGTAGAGCTGCCCGGCGATCAGCACCAGGCCGATGCCGGCCAGCATGCCCTGCACGACGGCGACCGAGATGGCCCGGAACCAGCGGCCCAACTTCAGTGCGCCCATGGCGAGTTGGAGTACACCGGCGGCCAGCACCAGCGCGCCCAGCGTTCCGATGCCGTACTCCTTGACGGCCTCGAAGACCAGCACCGTCAGACCCGCGGCCGGGCCGCTGACCTGCAGGCTGCTGCCGGGGAGCAGACCGGTGAGCAGTCCGCCCACGACACCGGTCACCAGCCCCAGTTCGGCCGGGACGCCGGAGGCGACGGCCACGCCGACGCACAGCGGGACGGCGACCAGGAACACGACGAGGGACGCGGTGAAGTCGGCCCGGAAGGAGGTGAGTCGCTTCATGAGAGGTACCTGCGCCTTCACAGGGGGAGGAACAGGTCGGAGGCCGGGTGGTGCGTCGCGACCAGGCCGGTGTGGACCTCGTAGAACCAGCCGTGGAGGTTCACCTCGCCGGCGTCCAGCCGCTCCCGTACACACGGGTAGTCGTGCAGCCGGGCGACCTGCTGCCGCACGTGCTGCTGGACGGCCGCGGAGACCGTCGGCTCCTCGTCCCTGGGCAGTTCGTCGGACAGCGCCTGCGCCAGCCAGTCCCGCACGGCGGGCGCACCGGTCAGGTCCTCGCCGCGGGCCTTGGCGCCGACCGCGCCGCAGTGCGAGTGACCGCACACCACGATGTCGGCCACCTTCAGCACGCGCATCGCGTACTCGATGGTGGCGGCCTCCGCGCAGGCCGCCATGCCGTCGCGGTAGACGGGCACGGCGTTGCCGGCCGTCCGCAGTTCGAAGAGTTCGCCGGGCCGCGCGCCGGTGATCAGGGACGGTACGACGCGGGAGTCGGAACAGGTGATGAACAGGGCGAGGGGCGACTGGCCGGCCGCGAGCCGGCCATAGGTCTCCTGCTCCTCGCGCCGGTCGGCGATCCGGGCCGTCAGGCCGCGGGCATGTTGGATGAAGGTCTCCATGAGGGAGGTCTCCTGCTGATGAGGGGTGCCACTGTGGGGTGGTGGCTGACGTCGGACGCTGCGGCTGGTGGGGCAGGCCACCACGCCGCGCTCAGCAGCGGAAGACGCAGTGCAGGACGGGCAGCGCGGCGGGTCTCGACGCGGCCCTGCTGGAGTCGTGCGGGGCGGCCGGTTCCGGGCCGTCGGCCGGGAACGCGGTGACGGGCACGCCGTGGGGCGGCAGCGGACGGCCGGTGTGCCGGGGGACGCCGACGGAGCTGCGCGCGGTGCCGCGGGGCTGCCCGCGCTCGGCCTCGCGCTTGGTCTTCTCCTCGTTGGGGTCGTTACCGGGCTTGGCGGCGGGCGGGGCGCCCGCCGGCTTCGCGGCGGCCGGCGCGGCGAACGCGGTGGTCGCGCTCGCGCCCGTCCCCGCCGCGCCCAGCAGGAACGCCAGGACGATGCCGACGGCGAGCAGCGGAACGCGGCACCGGCGCAGCAGCGAGGTGCCGGCGGTACCGATGTCCTTCCGCATGTTTCCCCCGTTGGCAGTCCGTGCGACGGCGATCCTGCCCTTAGAGTGCAGCATCCAGGTTTCCGGTGTGATAACGCGAAATGACGCCAAGTTTCAAGATTTTCCGGATTGCGGGACCGCCCACACGGCCAGCGGGACGACCGTCAGCGCGAGGAGCCCGCCGGCCAGGGCCAGCGCCGGGTAGCCGCCCAGCACCACGACGGGTCCGGAAGCCAGGCTGCCGGCCGCGCCGGCCAGGGCGATGCCCACGTCCACCAGTCCCTGCACCGGTGCGCGCCGCTCGGGCGGCAGCGCGTCGGTGACCATGGCGGTACCGCTGACCAGCCCGAAGTTCCAGCCGAGGCCCAGCAGTACGAGCGCCGTGGCGAGCAGCGCGACGGAGTGCGGCGGCGCCGTGGCGGCGAGCACACCGGCGGCCAGCAGCACCGGGCCGCACGCCGCGGCCACCCACCGCCGGCCGAGCCGGTCGACGAGCAGACCGGTGAGCGGGGACGGCAGGAACATCGCGCCCACGTGCAGCGCGATGACGAGTCCGGCGGCCCCGGTGCCGTGGCCGTGCGTCTGCATGTGGACGGGCGTCATCGTCATCACGGAGATCATCACGAGCTGACCGGTGAGCACGATCGCGGTGCCGCCGACGACTCCGCGCCGGCACGGCCCGGTGAGCGGTCGCCGCTCCTCCCCGGCCGCGGGTGCGGGCGGGTCGGCGGGCGCGGCCTTCTCCCGCGCCAACGCCTCGGCCAGCCGCAGCGGATCGGGCCGCAGCAGCGCCGCCAGCGCGACCGCGGCCGCCCCGAAGGCCGCGGTGGCCAGCAGGAACGGCCCGGCCAGGCGCGGCACGCCCCAGGACAGCGCCAGCTCGCCGGTGACGTCGACCAGGTTGGGGCCGGCCACCGCACCGAGCGTGGTGGCGAACAGCACCGTGCTGACCGCTCGGCCGCGGCGCGCCGGGGAGGCCAGGTCCGCTCCCGCGTAGCGTGCCATCAGATTGGTGGCGGTACCGGCGCCGTAGACCAGCAGGCTCACGAACAGCAGCGCGACACTTCCGCTCGTGGCCGCCACGACGACCCCGAGGCTGCCGACCGCCCCGGCGGCGTAGCCGAGCGCGAGCCCGGGACGCCGGCCCCAGCGGCGGCAGAGCCGGCCGATGCCGGCCGCGCCGAGCGCGGCGCCCGCCGTGAACAGCCCGCTGGGCACCCCCGCCAGGCCGGTCGAGCCGAGCATCTCCTCGGCGAGCAGCGCGCCGACGGTGATGCCCGCGGCCAGGCCCGCGCCGCTGAGGAGTTGGGCGAGGACCAGGACCGCGAGCACCCGTCGCTGTTCCGGTATGTCGCGCGTGGCCGGCGCGCCGTTCCGAGCCGTCATGATTCCTTTCCGATCGAACCGCGGAGCGCGGACGGGGGAGGGGCGGGTCACGCCGGTGCCACGGGCTCCAGTGAGGAGATGTCGGCGAGCGACAGGTCCATCTGCTCGTGCAGGAAACGCACGATGGTCCAGTGCGGCAGCGCGCCCTCGTCGAACGATCCGAATTCCCGGCAGTACAGCGGAATCCAGCGGAGCGCTTCCTCGACCGCCTGTTCGCGGCCCGGCTCCTGCTGGTAGTCCTCGTAGGCGATGCTGCGGTGCTCGATGAAGAACCGCCCCGGCAGCCGTTCCTCGCACAGCGCCCGGTATTCGCGGGTCTGCAGGATCAGGTAGTGCCAGATCTCGTCGATGTCCTGTTCGACCGGGAGGAACAGCCCGCCGAGTTGTTCGCGGTGCCGGGAGACGAGATACAGATAGCGGAGGCATTCGGTGACCTGCCGCAGCACGTATTCCCGTGGCAGGTCCGGGCTCTTCGCGGCGAAATGCTCGACGACTTCGGTGTGCAGGGTCTCCCCGAGCAGGTTCCTCAGGTCGTCGGCGGACAGCGGCGGGCGGCTGGTCATGGCGCTCCTGTGCAGATGAGGGCGGGACGGGCGGGGTCAGGCGGCGCCGGCGAGCCAGGCGTACTTGCCGGACGGCCCGATGGGGAGGTGCGCGCGGTGCTCCAGTCGGCAGTGCCGGCCGGTCAGTTCACCGACGGCGTGCTCCAGCGCCGCGGACTCGGTCGTGTCGAGCGGCGCGCCGTCGAACGTCGTGTACGCCAGCCGCGCCTCGGCCGGGCCCGCGAGCCGCAATTGGTGCAGGAAGACGCGGGCGGTGGCCTCGCCGATGCACCGGTCGAGATCGCCCTGCGCCACCGGCCCGTGCGGCGTGTGCAGCAATTCCTTCTGCCGGCCGCAGAATTGGGTGATTCCCGAGGGGTCCGGAGTCCCGTCCTGGGTGCGTACGCAGTCGCCGGAGCGGTAGCGGATCAGCGGCATGTACGGGTTGCGCACGCTGGAGACGATGAGCTCGAAGATCGTGCTCCCGGGGGCGACCGGGTGGAGTTCGACGCTCATGTCGTCCAGGTGCGGCCAATACGCGCCGCGGCGGTCGCTGTAGTAGAGATAGCCGAGCTCGGTGCTGCCGAACAGGTCGATCAGCGGGCAGTCGAAATGCTGCCGCAGGAAGCGCCGGACGTTCACCGGGGTGTATTCGTAGGCGTGGATGATGCTGGCGGGCGGCGGGAACTCGTCCCACAGTCCCTCTTCGCCCACCTTCCGCACCAGGTGTGCCAGGTGGTATCCGGAGCAGTCGAGGTGGTACTCGCCGCGCGGGTGGGCCCGGCGGGCGGTCTCGATCTCCTGGAGCATCCGTACGACCTCGTCGCGCTCCCACAGCGCCGGGTCGAGCCGGAGGTTGAGATAGCAGGTGCGGTCGTCGAGCCACCGGTCCTCAAGGGCGGGCACCGCCTGCGGCGGCACTCCGCTGCGGGCCGCGTTGATCCGTGCGACGTGCTCCGTCGCCAGCACCGTGGTCAGCGACACCCGCCGGCAGCCGGACTCCCAGGTGCCGGAGATGTCGGGGTGCTCGCGCCACAGCCGGTAGTAGGAGTGCAGCAGGAAGTACGGCGGCCGGATGAGCTGCATCCGGGCGTGGTTGGTGCCGGTGGACAGGACGTACTCCGCCTCGCCCGCCGCCAGCGCGGCGGCCAGCCGGGGCGTCATCCAGTTCTCGGGGAAGCCGCGGGCGATCTCCGGCTTGTCCAGTACGGGGAAGTACCCCTGCGCGAGCGACTCGCGGTAGAGCGGTATGTCGCGGAGCTGCTCGATGACCTCGGCGGTCGGCTGACCATCCATGGATTCCTCGTCAGGGCTCGGAGAACGGTGCCCGTGGGGGCGGTGCGGGGCGGGGTGCCCGGGGGCGGGCGACGGCGGCCGGGGAAGCGCCGCCGTCGCCCGCCCCCGGATCACTCGGCGGGTGCCGGGCGTCAGGAGATGCAGCCGGCCTTCGGCGCGGCACTGATGCAGCCGGCCGGCGCCGCGCTGATGCAGCCGTTCTTCGCGGCCTGCTGGGCGGAGTTGGCGGCGAGCCAGTTCTGCCAGACGATGTCCTGGGCCATCTTCTTGATGAGCTGCTCCATCGGGACCTCCGGGAAGAGTGCGGAACGATGCCGGGCACACGGCGCTGACCTGCGCCGATGCCGCACCATGAAAGTAAAAGCATGGCCAAGTGAATGTCAATGAAAGGCAATGTCGGTGCGGGCTGAAGCGGGCCCGGCGCGCCAACTTTGGCGGGATTGCGTCGAGATGATCAACAACGGAACCGAGTGACGTGCCGTCAGCTCCCGGGGTGCGCGCCGGTGCGGGCCCGGCGCCTTGCGCCGTACGGCGGCAACCGGCCGGGTGACCTGCCGGGCGTCTCCGGGGCCGCCCGGCCCGCCCGGGGAACGCTCACGGGCATCGGCCACCCGCCCAGCCCCGGAGGAGTCCGCTGTGCGCATTCTGCTCATCGCCGGCGCGTTCAACAGCCTGACGCAGCGCGTCCACGCCGAACTCTGCGACGGCGGGCACCAGGTGAACGTCGAGCTGGTGACGCGGGAGACGCCGCTGCCGGAGGTCGTACGCCGGCATGACCCCGAAGTCGTCGTGGCGCCGATGCTCAAGACGGCCGTGCCCCGCGAGGTGTGGTCGGCGTACACCTGCCTGATCGTGCACCCCGGCCCGGTCGGCGACCGCGGGCCCTCCTCGGTGGACTGGGCGGTGCACCTGGGCGCGGACCGGTGGGGCGTCACCGTCCTCCAGGCCAACGACGAGATGGACGCCGGCGACATCTGGGCCGCCGCCGAGTGCGCCGTCCCCGAGGTCGGCAAGAGCGACCTCTACCGCAACGAGATCGCCGACGCCGCCGTCGAGGCGGTCCTGACGGCCGTCGACCGCGTCGCCTCCGGCACCCACCGCCCGCAACCGCAGGACACCCTGCCGGCCACCGCCAAAACCGGCCGCCCTCGGCCGCCCCTCCGCCAGGACCGGCGCCGGATCGACTGGCGGCGCGACCCCACGACCACCGTGCTGCGCAAGCTGCGCGCCGCCGACTCCCGGCCCGGCGTACGGGACGAACTCCTCGACGGCACCTGGTTCCTGCACGGCGGGCACCCGGAGGACGGCCTGACCGGCCGGCCGGGGGATCTGCTCGCGACCCGGTGCGGCGCGGTCTGCCGGGCGACGGCCGACGGCGCGGTGTGGATCCCCGAACTCCGGCCCGCGCGCCGCCCGGGGGAGCCCTGCACCGTCAAACTGCCCGCCACCCTGGCGCTGGGCGACCGCCTCCCGTCGCTCCCCGAGGTCCCCGCCCCGCTCGACGCCCCCGACACCCCCCGGACCTGGACCGACATCCGCTACCGCGAGGAGGGCCCGGCCGGCTTCCTGGAGTTCTCCTTCCCCGGCGGCGCGATGAGCACCGACCACTGCCGCCGGCTGCTGGCCGCATACCGGCACGCCTGCACCCGGCCCACCTCCGTACTGGTCCTCGGCGGCCGCCGGGACTTCTTCTCCAACGGCATCCATCTGAACGTCATCGAGGCCGCCGCGGACCCGGCCGCGGAGTCCTGGGACAACATCAACGCCATGGACGACCTGGTGCACGCCGTCCTGACCACCACGGACCGGCTGGTGGTCGCCGCGCTCGGCGGCAACGCCGCGGCCGGCGGCGTGATGCTGGCGCTCGCCGCCGACGAGGTGTGGTGCCGCGCGGCCGTGGTGCTCAACCCGCACTACCGGCTGATGGGGCTGTACGGCTCGGAGTACTGGACCTACACCCTGCCCGGGCGGGCCGGCCCGGAGGTCGCCGAGCAGCTCACCCGGCGCGCCCTGCCGCTCACCGCGGCGGCCGGCCAGCGCCTCGGGCTCGTGGACCGCATCGTCGACTGCGACCCGCAGGAGTTCGGCCCGCAGACCGCGCACCTGGCCGTACGGCTGGCGTCCGCGCCGTCGGTGCATGCCCGGATCGCCACGAAGAAGGCCGAGCGGGAGCAGGACGAGGCGGAACGACCGCTGTCCGCCTACCGGGAGCACGAACTGGCCCGTATGCACGAGATCTTCTTCGACCCGGAGCAGCCCTACCACGCCCTGCGACGGGCCTTCGTGCGCAAGGAACCCATGGCCGGTACCCCGGTGCACCTCAACCCCGGGGCGGCCGGGGGGTGAGACGCCCCCGTCGCCGGACTGCCGCGTCCGTCGCCTCCGCGGGGACGGTGGCCGGCTTCCCCCGGCCACCGTCCCCGCGCGCCGGCCGTCCGCCGGCTACAGGGTGGGCAGGTACTTGTACCCGATGCCGAACACCGTGCTGATGCAGTCGCGCAGGCCGGGCCCCAGGCGGCGCCGCAGCCGTGCGATGTGGACGTCGACGGTACGGGTGCTGGACTGGCAGCTGGGCCAGACCGCGGCCATCAGCTGCTCCCGGGTGAAGGCCCGCTGGGGGTGCAGCACGAGGTGGGCCAGCAGATCGAATTCCAGGCGGGGCAGACCGAGTTGGCGGCCCCGGATGGAGACGATCCGGGCCGCGGTGTCGATCTGGATCGGCTCCGGCCGGGGTGGCGCGGCCGGCGCCACGGGCCCGTCGGGGTGTGCCGGATCCTCACGCGGCGGCGCCAGGATGATGTGGACCTCGTCCGAGGGCATCCGGTGCACCGATACCGGTTCCAGGTCGTGCAGGGTCAGTTGCCACGTGCCGTCGGGGAGCCGGTCGACCGCCAGCGGTGGCCCTTCGCCGGGCCCGGCTGTCACCGTGCGGCCGAAGTCGTCTTCCGGTCGCAACGCAAGCGGGGTCGTCGAGGAGTTCATAAACATGATCTGGGCCCATTCCTCTTGCAAAGCAGGCGTGTACGGACAGACATGGCGGTGCTCGACGTTCAAGGGTGCTGAGGTGCTGCGCAGATGATGCGACGCAGTCCGGTGCTGGGCGTAGGGGGCGAACAGGCACTCGTGATGCGGGTGCGCCCAGCGGGGGCAACCGCGCCGTCCGTGCCGTAAGAACGCTCGCCCCCATGCCCGTACGCGGCCATGACGTGGTGCGAAGTCACGGCCTCCGGTCGAGTCGAACGCTACATGTGATCGCGCGGTTCCGGAAAGTAGCTTCCGCTAATTTCGGTTGCTCTTGACCCGATTCCGTGCTGGTGGAGGGTCAAGTGGCTCCTGAAGTGGGGCAGTTGCCCCCCGAGGCGGAGCCGTTCCGCGTTCGCGAGTGCACAACCTCCTTTTGGTTTTGGCCGGAAAGTGTCGCTGAGTGGGCGCGGATCCCTGGTGTCGGCCAACTGGTCCGGACGGCATGGACGGTGGGTGGTGGTGCGGCGCCGATCGCGCCGGTCGAGGGCCTGTCGCCGCCGTTCCCGGCGTCCGATATGAGGTACGCGGTGTACGGGGGGCGGAGAAACCCGGGGAGCGGCCGACCGGTGGAGTCCGGTTGTGGAGGTCCGGTGCCCCCGTGAATATGCCAAATAAATGGCGCGTGTTGTCCTGTGGCTGTCGGAGAGGTAAAGGGGAGGGGCTTCGGCAGGTCGGCCGAAAAGTTGTTTCCTTTTCAATCTCCTCGCGGCGAAAAGGTGCGGAACCAGATATTCCAGACCACTGTTTTCGCGCGGAGTTGATGATGAGTAGGGTGTGCTCCGCTGCCACTTGACCGAGGGCAGGGACTCAGCTGAATTCGGTGCGGCTGCAATGCGGTGTGGGGAAGACGCCTTCGTGACCGGGAGGGACCATGGCGGCCGGCTCTTTCGAGGGGCAGTACGTGTGGAGTCCGGCGGCCGATGACCGGGCGCTGGCGCGAGCGTGCATGGACGTCCGGGCCGGCCGTTACCTGAGCGCCCACGAGGTGCTCAAGGAGACCCGGGACGACTTCGAGGTACGGGCCCACCGCTCGCTCGTCCTCGCGTCCGTGGCGGCCGACTCGGACCTCGCCGAGCGCTGGCTGGCCGAGGAACCCGGCGCGGAAGCCGCGCTGCTCTGGGCGCGGG
The sequence above is a segment of the Streptomyces lydicus genome. Coding sequences within it:
- a CDS encoding TetR/AcrR family transcriptional regulator, which encodes MAGRRAARDAISRDQWAALISARNTDAETGARRAAGREKTPLTVERIIDAALQAVEADGFEDLTMRAVATRLGTGPASLYAHVRNRAELGDLLIGRLCSRVTLPVPDPACWRDQFMDVCAQLRDQFLRYPGIAQAALTVVPADLATLRVGEGMLAILLASGAPARQAAWAGDAAYLYLTGYCLEASAARRQSADADGRVIDHAEIAERLRMLPPDQFPHTVAHARELTSGTGHDRFTFTLTLLLQGLVPPGT
- a CDS encoding SulP family inorganic anion transporter, coding for MKRLTSFRADFTASLVVFLVAVPLCVGVAVASGVPAELGLVTGVVGGLLTGLLPGSSLQVSGPAAGLTVLVFEAVKEYGIGTLGALVLAAGVLQLAMGALKLGRWFRAISVAVVQGMLAGIGLVLIAGQLYALADAKAPGTGLANLGSLPGLVTDTLGSGTALSALAIGAGTIAVLVLWPRWRPAARVLPAPLAAVALATSAVWALDLPVARVRVSGLLDAIQPPGVADLGRLTEVGVLGTVVAFALIASAESLFSAAAVDRLHDGPKTDYDKELIAQGAGNAVCGVLGALPMTAVIVRSAANVQAGARTKASRVLHGVWLLVFAAAFPAALGVVPVAALAGVLVHAGWKLIPLRELRPLWREHRGEAVVLLATALAIVTVNMFEGVLIGLLMAVAKTAWETSHVHLEVHTPDDADAPVLVRAVGNATFLRLPKILDQLDALPADRDVELDLSGLRHLDHACGTALTNWAEQHRRSRRAVELVS
- a CDS encoding carbonic anhydrase, with the protein product METFIQHARGLTARIADRREEQETYGRLAAGQSPLALFITCSDSRVVPSLITGARPGELFELRTAGNAVPVYRDGMAACAEAATIEYAMRVLKVADIVVCGHSHCGAVGAKARGEDLTGAPAVRDWLAQALSDELPRDEEPTVSAAVQQHVRQQVARLHDYPCVRERLDAGEVNLHGWFYEVHTGLVATHHPASDLFLPL
- a CDS encoding MFS transporter translates to MTARNGAPATRDIPEQRRVLAVLVLAQLLSGAGLAAGITVGALLAEEMLGSTGLAGVPSGLFTAGAALGAAGIGRLCRRWGRRPGLALGYAAGAVGSLGVVVAATSGSVALLFVSLLVYGAGTATNLMARYAGADLASPARRGRAVSTVLFATTLGAVAGPNLVDVTGELALSWGVPRLAGPFLLATAAFGAAAVALAALLRPDPLRLAEALAREKAAPADPPAPAAGEERRPLTGPCRRGVVGGTAIVLTGQLVMISVMTMTPVHMQTHGHGTGAAGLVIALHVGAMFLPSPLTGLLVDRLGRRWVAAACGPVLLAAGVLAATAPPHSVALLATALVLLGLGWNFGLVSGTAMVTDALPPERRAPVQGLVDVGIALAGAAGSLASGPVVVLGGYPALALAGGLLALTVVPLAVWAVPQSGKS
- a CDS encoding enoyl-CoA hydratase-related protein; protein product: MRILLIAGAFNSLTQRVHAELCDGGHQVNVELVTRETPLPEVVRRHDPEVVVAPMLKTAVPREVWSAYTCLIVHPGPVGDRGPSSVDWAVHLGADRWGVTVLQANDEMDAGDIWAAAECAVPEVGKSDLYRNEIADAAVEAVLTAVDRVASGTHRPQPQDTLPATAKTGRPRPPLRQDRRRIDWRRDPTTTVLRKLRAADSRPGVRDELLDGTWFLHGGHPEDGLTGRPGDLLATRCGAVCRATADGAVWIPELRPARRPGEPCTVKLPATLALGDRLPSLPEVPAPLDAPDTPRTWTDIRYREEGPAGFLEFSFPGGAMSTDHCRRLLAAYRHACTRPTSVLVLGGRRDFFSNGIHLNVIEAAADPAAESWDNINAMDDLVHAVLTTTDRLVVAALGGNAAAGGVMLALAADEVWCRAAVVLNPHYRLMGLYGSEYWTYTLPGRAGPEVAEQLTRRALPLTAAAGQRLGLVDRIVDCDPQEFGPQTAHLAVRLASAPSVHARIATKKAEREQDEAERPLSAYREHELARMHEIFFDPEQPYHALRRAFVRKEPMAGTPVHLNPGAAGG
- a CDS encoding winged helix-turn-helix domain-containing protein, with product MFMNSSTTPLALRPEDDFGRTVTAGPGEGPPLAVDRLPDGTWQLTLHDLEPVSVHRMPSDEVHIILAPPREDPAHPDGPVAPAAPPRPEPIQIDTAARIVSIRGRQLGLPRLEFDLLAHLVLHPQRAFTREQLMAAVWPSCQSSTRTVDVHIARLRRRLGPGLRDCISTVFGIGYKYLPTL